The Polyodon spathula isolate WHYD16114869_AA chromosome 10, ASM1765450v1, whole genome shotgun sequence genome contains the following window.
GAGTTTGCTCTGAGCCCCTAACCCTCTCTCCTTCACCCCCTCTCTCATGAACCCAGTTCCCCCTCATCTCCTCCCGCTCCCTGCATATCCAGGGAAGGTGATGCGGATGGCTGGAGAGGAAAGAGGTCTGCAGAATGATATCCAGCACCCAGGCAGCTTGCTGCAGGACCTTCACTCACTACTGGGGGAAAACAAGACCTTCGGGCCCGACCTGAACCAGAACAGAACAGGTACAggatgcctgtgtgtgtgtgcgtgtgtccttTCTAAGGTGGTTCTTTTATGTAATAGAAAGAGCAGTGCAGACTGTCTGTGTGCGTAGGTGGGGTTTGTGAGGTGAACAAAGCAGAAGAGCAGTGCACAGTGTATTTATTCACGCTGAAAAAATACTTCAGTTGATCTCAAAACCTTGTCAGAGCCAGAAAGGattccagtgattcagcatcgacAGCACGGCTAGGTAACCCATGGTAACCCGttgcataccctcaccactctctgtgggAAGAACTTTAAGTGATCTGGGCAATAAAGAACACTGGGGAGTACATGACGTGCTGTCTGAGGGTCGCGTAATGGATGGTGGGGCGGGACCCTTCATTCTTCACTATAAAGAGCTGAAGAAAGTCTTTTTCTCATCACAGGATATCCTGCCCCTCTTTCGGCTGGGGGTTAAGCTTACTGTCAGTGATGTCATCTGACATGTGTCTGAAATAGCAACCcctgtttataaaaatataaaaaaaaaaaccttccagaCGTTACTTCCTCATCCTCAGTTAACCGGTAGTAAACAGCAGCATAGTTGTAATGCACTGTTAGCGATTGCTATAAAGCTGGGGTGCTCAGTAGCAGCGTGTTTACAATGCATTGATCCCCACCAAGCTCAATTAACCAAACCATTTTTGTTTTACCCCCACAGTTTTCATTCCTTAACATAATAAAGCTGATATTTTTCTGCTTTGGACACCAACGCCCGAGTAGTTGCTGGTAATTCTAGGGCCTGTTGACACCTAAAACAGCAGTGCTAACTTTGCCTATTTAGAAGGACTGGTGCTCATTTAGTTTCATCAGTATGAATGGAATGGCGTGAGAAAACATCCAACTTTTACTTTTTCAGCACTAAGAAACTTCGCAAAAGTCAACTCTGCTAGAAGTGGAATTATTTCAGATTGTTCCCTGGAAATCAGCacgattattatatatatatatgacaagtATTAACACTGATAGCATTTACCCTGGTATTAACCTTGTAGACCTGCTGTGTAATAGGTTTGGGTTTGATAATCCCTGCTCTCTTCAGTGGCATGAAACTACATTTGTGCAATAAGATCCACGATAATCAATTCCAGAAGTGTGCACTCTTTGAAAAGGGAAGTTAGTCTCATATACAAGCTTAGACTACTAAACTATCACAAGGAGACAGGTGGTGCAGTGGACTAATTCACTAGCATGGTGCGCTGGTCCTCCTTGAGGGACTGGGTTTGAATCCTGGCGATTTCTTccattattttcaaagaattggttAATTTCCTATGAAGTTAACTATTATATGATGGACGTCTGATGGTATAGTGAACTAATTCACTCGTAGGCTGTCCCCCAAGGAGAACAGCAAACATAATAGTTAATTAACCGACTGAGCCATGTCCCCTTCATAGCAAAGcctcctttatcattgtctaTATATGAAATATAGCAATTCTTTGACACTAAAGGAAGGAACCAGCTTGATTTGAACCCTGTCCCcccaacgagaacagcacagtgtactagtgaattagcccactatGCATTCTCACTTCCATAGAAATGaagcaagtctttgaaaataaatgaagtaGTTCTATTTcaacacagacccccccccccccccccccctacaatTAGGAATAGCACAGCATGCTAGCGCATTATCACACTACACTACTTGGCAAGAGCCAAGCATTGCATATGCAATCGTGTATTAACCTCAGGGCAGGGAATGTATACAGCTCAAATTCGTGACAAATGTCAATAGAGAAGACAGGCAGTATGATAAACTGTAATAATGGAGAGAGAAATTAGTGAACATAGATGGTAAGTGATAAGGACAGTAAGAATCAAATAGTAAGAAAGACACACAGTAAGATGTAAACAATTAGAGAACAAAGGGAGCTAGTAAGACTGAGACAAATGAAGACCATTTGAGAGAGAAACACATGTGGTAAGAATCTAACAATTACGGAACAAATTAAGACAGGAAGTTAGAGATTGAAACACATTAAAGACAGGAAGTTAGAATGATACAGTGCCAAACTAACTAGATGTTTTCCCTTTACTAACTATTcaactgtgtaaataataaatcattaaacattttacacaaggTACAGCTATACAGAAGTCGATAAACTTTTGAGATCAGTCgtattttcttgtgttcttagagtctctccctctccctctcgctctcgctctgtgttcctctacctctctctctctctctctctctctcagacttgGCTGCCCCACTGTCTCTCCTGGCTCAGCTGCTCCTGCCTCACCTGGAGGCCCTTGTGAAGGAACATGTGCAGAGGGAGTGGGCTGGCTTCAACAAGAGCCTGCAGAGTCTGTCCCGAGAGCTGGGGGTGTTGGCCTGGGATGTGGAGGTGCTGCGAAGGGGGCAGAAGAGGGGGGCAGATGGGGAGGGCAAAGAGGGAAGGCAGCACTTTGAGTCGGAGCTGCAGGAGAAAGTAAACAAGCTGGAGGGGGCGCTACTGAGCTCCCGGGGCTCTGAGCTGCAGGACAAGCTTCACTCCCAGCAGGCCTCACTCCACTACAACCTGACCGCCATTAAGACAGAAACGGACATAAAGGTGAAGCGCAACCAGAAGATGATCCAGGTCAGTGCCAGCACTGAGGGACCTGGCGTATCCTATACAggaatggaaagaagactcccagtgcatagcagtttcacccattccaggttttactatgagcttgattagtgTATAGATaaagcaatgggagtcttgcaTCCATCCAGgtcttgcagtgttttttttttcgtctAGTAATAAACAATATAGCCAACACATTAGAGTGAACATCTGAAAGGGGAGCGATGCTGGAGCTACCCTAATCCATCTGTCTCcagtttcaccaattccaggttttactacaagcttgattagccacagagtatagctatcaagctcaggtgtgtcgtaTTAAATGCATAGTGAAACCAGGATTGGATAAAACACTGCTGTACactgggagccttatttccatccttaTCTCTTTATGTGTTTTCGTGCAGGTGAAGCTACAGGCGCTCAACAGCTCCCTGGCTGAGGTGAAGAGGGAGCAGGAGAGGTTGGGAGAGGAGCTCCGCAGGCAGAGACACAgcgggagagaggaggaggaggaggagggtggtGTTGTGGGAGGACAGAACGGAAAGGGTGGGTTCAATCCCAGTGTTTGGGAGGCAATCCGGCGGCTGGAGCGCAAGGTGTCGGAGAACTCTGGGAACGTGACCTATCTTGTGGAGGAGAATGACTTCTCCGCGCAGAACGTTCAGGACCTGCAGCGGGGGTTCCGGAGCCTGGAGAGCGCCCTGCAGGAGACGGCCAGGGAGATCCGTGTGCTGTTCATGGAATCCGGGCTGACAGTGGAGGACAACAAGGTGGAGGTGCTGCAGGGGGTGACGGGGCTGGCAGCCAACCTGAGCGCCCTGGAGAGCCAGCTGAGGAACATTAGCGCCAAGGTGGAGGAGTTCTCACTGGACATCGATGACCTCTATGGCCTCTACCCCAGCCACTGCAACTGCCAGAGCCTGGCCGCAGAGCTGGCCCTGCTGGGAGATGAGCTGAGAGAGGAGCTGAGGAACTGCACCCGGGTCACAGAGAGCACCAGGCACGAGCTGGAGAACGCCAGCCATGGGGCCTGGCGGCCGGGCCTCACCAGCTCTGTGGAGGACCTGATCGTGGGGCTACAGCAGGTGCAGCGCACCCTGGCTTTTGAGCAGGAGAAGCACAGGGCGCTGCAGCTCAGCATGTCACAGCTACAGGAGGCCGGGCTGGGGCTACAGCGTGAAGTGAGCAGGCTGCTAGACAGGGAGGGGCACTGGACCATGGAGATCCAGAGGCTGTCCAGCTCCTTCCAGTCCCTGCTGGGGGATGCTGTGAGACACGCAGAGGTGCTGGAGGCCTTGCTGGGGGCAGATGTGCTGGAGTTCACCAGCGAGATGTCCTCACAGCTGGGGGAGCTTTCTGTCCCCGCCCTGCAGGAGAGTGTGAGGGACACCCTGGCCGGACTCCAGGCACACAACTCCAGCCTAGTGTCCCTGGAGAGGAGAGTGGAGGGGCTGCTGCTGGAGCTGGGGAGGGAGAGGAATGAACGGGCTTCTCCCCCCATATCCACCAGCGAGGGGCCCCCCAGTAGGAACTCCAGAGCTGTGGAGCACAGGAGCGGACACCTGAGGCTACGGGAACCACCAATGGGGGATCGGCCCCTAGACAAAGAGCTCTCAGCCCTGGAGGGGATGCTGAAGGCTTTAGGGACCCAGGTGAGGAGGCTGGAGGAGCAACAGCAGCCCTGCCCCCAGTCCTGCTGTAACTGTACTGCAGTGCCCTCTGGTGGTTGGGCAGGGGAGCTGCAGAAATTCAGGCAGGATCTGGAAAACCACCTGCAGGTTTTCCACAGAATCTTCGGGGACGCAGAGGCACTGACTGCCTCAAACGTGACAGTGGATCTGAGCCAGCTGTGGAGCGCAATGAGGAAGATGGAGAGGAAAaggcagagggggagagagagagggagagagggagacaagACATTGCGATCGGGGGCCACGGTCAAGCGGAACACGAAGGAAGCATGGCTAGAGGCACAtggtaattattgttatttttttcctcctttttatttgtttttctttatacaggGTATATACACAAGTCATATGAAAATAGAGATGACAATCATGGTGTTTCCATGTgtgtcaatttacacgtgaaatggggATGTGCACGTTTGAGAGAATTgctcgtgtaaatcaggtttgtggctgaaaaaaatggccaaagagaaggatagggtaaatctcattcaCTCGATACATATGCATATTTCCCGATAAGCAttacaagagtttgtgcaggatttAGCAGGCAGTGGCAAATTTGAGAATGAACTAATGCTAcgcttcagtccgtttcatcagtatctgccacctccctttcaagtgcccactacccgtatttacccaagtgtggtgttgaatgcttcctcagcagctgtcatcTGTCCGGgtgggtagggtttctaagccagggtagtatactcAGCATCACCTGAATCCCTaaatgctgtattgcctgaatgaaagggagattatatatatatatatatatatatatatatatatatatatatatatatatatatatatatatatatatatatatacacacacacacacacacacacacacacatacagacacacacccaTGATGAATTATAATACCTggtggtcagtttcattttatacctccgagttcatttttaattaagtcaTAAGatattagttgaaacagtattcactactaatgacatgacaccccactaatgatatttgaaaaacaatttgggcaagagatataaaacacattattaaccaaccaggcacaaagtattttgctttgttacagcagcttagattctcTCGTGTACCAGTTCACtacgcatggaaaccacattttcacagaatttcactgttaatcttcaaaaacagcacaagtactttacgcatagctaatttacatatcaacccccacctttcccattcatttgcatgcatGGAAGCCCAATGAATGAGGTTACTCAGGAGCCTCTTGAGCTGAATAAgactgccctctagaggatacttTCATTTCTATAGTATCTCACAAGCTTGTTTCACATTTTACCACATTACTTCTGAGATCATCTTATTGCAGAGAAGCCAATTCAAAATGTCCAAAGGAGTgagattcaggaaaaaaaaaagtgagatttgtgatttgatattaaaatgcattgccaTCTTCTGACTTTGTCGTAAAAATTCTGATTTGAGTAGAAAGGTtatttgtgcactacaatgcttgatattaacgaggtgctgaccagtataaggtaattacATATAGTAAAAGTAAAGTCTGtacggcaatgcaaaagttcaaaattctttcagccaaactttcaatTTAGATGGCTTACCAAGAGTTTCAGTAaagacattcatggtcgcactcttgttattttacttcaaaatggATTATTTACATAACTCCGGctcgtttattttcttcaaacaaatctcttttattagttaaaacatgactagaaaaacaaaacaaaacagcagttccttctgctgggtggtgcatttcaaagcaaagactcaaccatgagcaccaaggcgctttcacaAGAACTCTGGGAtgaagttgttgaaaggcacagatcaggggatgggtataaaaatatcaaaagccttgaataaCCCTTGGAGCAtcgtcaagacgattattaagaagtggaaggtgtatggcaccaccaagaccctgcctagatcaggccgtccctccaaactggatgaccaagcaaggagactgatcaaagaggctaccaagaggcccatggcaactttgcaagagctacaggcttttatggccaagactggtcaaagtgtgcatgtgacaacaatatcccaagcactccacaaatcaggcctgtatggtagggtggcaagaaggaagcaattactcaagaaagcccaccttgaattctgtttgaagtatgcaaaaaaaaactcaggagattctgtagccatgtggtaaaaagtttggTGGTCTGATtaagatgaaactaaaatggaacttttggcctaaatgcaaaacgttatgtttggcgcaaacccaacccagcgcatcacccaaagaacaccatcactactgtgaagcatggtggtggcagcatcatgttatggggatgtttctcatcggcagggactggggcacttgtcatgaTAAAAGGGgaaaatggagcaaagtagagagaagttcttgaggaaaacctgctgccctctttaagaaagctgaaactgggacgaatgttcacctttcagcatgacaatgacccaaagcacgcagccaaagctacactggagtggctaaggaacataaaggtaaatgtccttgagtggcccagtcagagccctgacctaaatccaatcgaaaatttgtggcatgacttgaacattgctgtccttcaacgctccccaaaggaacttgacagagcttgaacagttttgtaaagaagaatgatcaaatattgccaaatctaggtgtgctaAGTTGGTAGACACCTATCCCaaaagattcacagctgtaattgctgccaaaggtgcttccaccaaatattaactgattggggtggagacttatccaattatgatctttcagttttgtatttttgatatataacttttttcccccttaacagtgtggagtatggtgtgtagataagtgggaaaaaatcctcatttaaatccATGACACTGagccactgacacaacaaaatgtgaaaaaagttcaagggggtgtagacttcctataggcactgtacacacacacacactgggattgtttttttgttactacTGTCTAACGAagtctctctctcgttctctctctcatCCCCTTCCCACTTTCACCCATCTCTCATCCCCCCACTAACCCCTCCCAGTGCCCCTGGACCCCCCGGTTGTGTTCCTGGCCAGCACCCCCAAGGTGTCCAGTCAGACCGGGATGGTGGTGTTCGAGCAGACGGTGCTGAACACGCGGCAGAGTTACTCCCCCGAGACAGGTTTCTTCACCGCCCCAGCCCGCGGCCTGTACCTCTTCACACTGAGCCTGGACTTCGGGCCAGGCCCGGCGCTGGGGCAGTTCATGAGGGGAGAGGTCCTGGTGGCTAGACTGCACCAGAACCACAGGAGACCCGTGGGCTCACTGACCCGGGTCTGTCTGCTGGAGCTGGTCAGGGGCGAGCAGGTCCGAGTGGAGCTGATGCAGGGGTCCTTGGAGAGAGGCAGCCAGGCTGACAACACCTTTGGAGGTGTGCTGTTGTTTAGAACGTCCTGATGGCTCTCCCTCCTCTTGTCGCCTTTAAAACACAGTGGTGGTTGCATAAAAATCAAACACTCTTCACTAATAATTTAAGTTATTATTCTTTTCTTGAAGTTATCGAAGGTATTAATTTAAGTGCACAAGGATGGTTTATGTAAACCACCTGTGCGGTACAAATCCAACATTTtcaaaggcaaaaaaaacaacaaaagggacattttaatttaaggtgttttatgcaactgtCCACTGGCCCTGAAACCGCCTCACAAACTTTGGACAGATTAACTTGATACAgaaacttttaatttaaaaggaatttttttatttttcatagaacAAAACCAGCTCTGTTTAAGGAGTTTTGCGATCgtcagtattgaaaaaaaaaaaagtataaaatatggGGACAGAGAATCGAATATCATCCTTAAAACAACAACTGGATACTTTATGCAGAGAAATCAATGCTGACCAGATACAGGCTTTAGCcccaaatagtttgttttttccaATTGCGCCAAATGTAATTTATAGCTTGTTCTGTAACTACTTTTATGTAATGGATTTCCATTGGTGTTTTATACCTCTCTCCTGTAGGTGGAGCTACTGAGACATTCATATTGTATACCCACTTACAGGTGGGggtattgtaataaataataaatttatGTATGTGTTTCCATCTCTGTTTATCAGTGGGTTTTACTGTACTTTGCTTTCTGTAACAATGTTTGCTAATGTTACCAACATTAAAGAATAAGATGAAATTAAAGTGGGCAAGAATATAGCCatcaacagaagaaaaacaaacccaataaTCAGTTGAAGGCTAAGCAACTTTGTCACTTTAATCTACCTTTCAGGGCATGCTTTAAGTTTCACGCACGACAAGTTGATCACCATTGATTTGAGCACCTGGGGGACAGCTG
Protein-coding sequences here:
- the LOC121321773 gene encoding multimerin-2-like, with translation MILKLLILLSLAVLVRSDLRARDPGLEEEPEKELLKQGDWHPQHHFGVQPETHGFVTPGDPPAESTTKIALPTGETATPQLTARTGNWCAFVHSRMVTTAVSCGTEQYTIQSQKPCPYGTPDCQLVMYKLSLRPVYREKQKVFTALQWRCCPGHMGAHCEETVAASSYVSVPINQTAGSREQESHQSPGPVPPHLLPLPAYPGKVMRMAGEERGLQNDIQHPGSLLQDLHSLLGENKTFGPDLNQNRTDLAAPLSLLAQLLLPHLEALVKEHVQREWAGFNKSLQSLSRELGVLAWDVEVLRRGQKRGADGEGKEGRQHFESELQEKVNKLEGALLSSRGSELQDKLHSQQASLHYNLTAIKTETDIKVKRNQKMIQVKLQALNSSLAEVKREQERLGEELRRQRHSGREEEEEEGGVVGGQNGKGGFNPSVWEAIRRLERKVSENSGNVTYLVEENDFSAQNVQDLQRGFRSLESALQETAREIRVLFMESGLTVEDNKVEVLQGVTGLAANLSALESQLRNISAKVEEFSLDIDDLYGLYPSHCNCQSLAAELALLGDELREELRNCTRVTESTRHELENASHGAWRPGLTSSVEDLIVGLQQVQRTLAFEQEKHRALQLSMSQLQEAGLGLQREVSRLLDREGHWTMEIQRLSSSFQSLLGDAVRHAEVLEALLGADVLEFTSEMSSQLGELSVPALQESVRDTLAGLQAHNSSLVSLERRVEGLLLELGRERNERASPPISTSEGPPSRNSRAVEHRSGHLRLREPPMGDRPLDKELSALEGMLKALGTQVRRLEEQQQPCPQSCCNCTAVPSGGWAGELQKFRQDLENHLQVFHRIFGDAEALTASNVTVDLSQLWSAMRKMERKRQRGRERGREGDKTLRSGATVKRNTKEAWLEAHVPLDPPVVFLASTPKVSSQTGMVVFEQTVLNTRQSYSPETGFFTAPARGLYLFTLSLDFGPGPALGQFMRGEVLVARLHQNHRRPVGSLTRVCLLELVRGEQVRVELMQGSLERGSQADNTFGGVLLFRTS